The Fervidicoccus fontis Kam940 DNA window TTATGCTTTAAAACTTTTTGTATTTTTAGGTGCAAAAAATGAATTTTTCCAAGCTCTCTGTATTTAGGAATCATAACATAGGAGTATACATATTTAGCAATAACAAATTCGCATTAGTTCCAAATGGGATTTCTCATGGCTCAAAAAAAGTTGTTGAAGAAACATTAGGAGTAGATGCTATAGAAACCACTATAATGGATACAAGAATTATAGGAGTCCTTGTCTCAGGTAATGATAGAGCAATCCTTCTTCCATATGCAGTAAAAAGCGAAGAAATTGATCGCTTAAAAGAAAGCATAGGAGGATCTGTGAAAATAGGAATTATTGATTCCAAGTTTACTGCTTTAGGAAATTATATAACTGCTAACAATAAGTTTGCTTATATCTCGCCTTTGCTTGAGGACGAAATAGCTAGGAAAATAAGCGACTTGCTAGATGTTAAGGTAAGCAAGAAAAGCTACTTGGGTATTTCCATTATAGGATCAATAATAGTATCAAACGATTATGTAGCTTTTGTTCATCCAATGCTAAGCGACTCTGATGCTTCAGAAATAAAAAATGACATGAAAGTTGAAGTAGTTCAGACGACAGTAAATGAAGGAGTTCCATTTGTAAAGTCTGGCATAGTGGCGAACAACAATGGAGTTTTAGTAGGTAGTGCAACGACAGGAACCGAAATTCTCAATATTACCTCTCTTTTAAATCAAGAGATCTAGCAATCTGCTTATAGTTTTGTAAATAATTTTGACTCTTCTCGAGATAAAGTTCCCTTAAGTTGGATTATAGATTCTTTACAGCTGAAAGCCTCTCCGCCCCAAAAGGCAAGGAGGTCAGTAATAAAAGATAAAGCTAGAAAAACTATAATTTTCATTCCACCTTGAAAGGTGAGGTTTTCAACTGAAAAAGAAGACTTATTAAGTTTAAAACTTTCTATATTCATGAAATAAAAAATATTAATCTAATATCTAATCAATTCCTTACAGTGGTGCTTCAATAATGACTCAGGTTAAAGTTTACAGAATTTCAGGAGAAATGCTCATCTCTCATGATCATTTCCCAAAATGGCAGAAGTTTAATTTGGAGCTGACAGGAACTAGCGAAAAAGATGCTATTAACAAGACATATTCATTGCTTGGTAGCAAGCACAAACTAAGAAGATTTCACATAAAGATTAATAAAGTAGAAGAAGTTGCCAATAAAGAAGCCGTTTCGAAGAACATTCAGGATTTGTTAGCTATTGATAGGTGGAATATATGAGCAGAACAGTTCAAATAGATGCCGAAGCCCTTTTACAAACAGTAGCAAATCTTGAGAAGTATTTGGAAAGCCTGAGGAATGCAATAGGTTTGCTAAATGAAAGACTTTTAGAGGTTAAAATCGCTAGAGAGGCCCTTAAGAGAATTAATAGCGAAAATACAAGTGATATCATTGTAAGCATGGATAAGGATAGCAATCTCATGGTAAAACTGAAGGCAAATATCGATGGGAACCCTTTAGTTCATTTAGGTCTTGACATATATGCGGAGCTTCCTTACGATAGGGCTGAAAGCGTGCTAGCTGAAAGAGAAAATAGTATTACCGAAGAGCTAAAAAGAATGAGTAAGGAATATGATGAAAAAAATAAGGAATATCAGAAATTGCAGAGCTTAATATACGCTCTATCTCAACAAAGATAATTTGTGATTTAAATTATGTTTAGTAGGCTAAAAAAATCTATAGAAAGCTTTTCAAATTCTTTAGCGGAAAAATTTAAAACTAAGGAGATCAAGCCGGAAGACTTTGATGAAATTGGAAATGATTTCTTGCTGGAGTTAGTGGAGAACGACGTAGCATATTCAGTTGCAGAAGAAATAATTAATACATTGAAAAATACCATTATTGGAAAGAGAGTGCCAAAAAACAGCGATATAAAAGAAAGCATTAAGGAGGCTCTGGTTGATTTTATAAAGAAAAACATACCGGAACCAGATTTGGATATTATAGAGGCTATTAAAAATAAACAAGCTAAAGAAAAAAAACCGTTTATTATTATATTTATGGGGATAAATGGAGTAGGAAAGACTACTTCCATTGCAAAGCTGGCAAACTACATAAAAAAGAACGGAATGACCCCGTTAATTGTCGCAGCAGATACTTTTAGAGCAGGATCGCAAGAGCAGTTGCAAGTTCACGCAGATAGATTGGGAGTGCCGATAATAAGGGCTAAGTATAACAGCGATCCGGCTTCCATTGCATTTGACGGAATAGCATATGCGGAAAAGAAAAATATACCGGTTGTTCTTATTGATACTGCAGGAAGGATGCATGTAGACAGGGACTTAATAAATGAACTTAAGAAAATTATAGACGTTGTTGGATATGATTTGAGACTGTTAGTAATAGATGCATTATCAGGCAATGACTCAGTAGAGCAAGCGATCGCTTATGAGAAAAATGTCGGATATGAGGGCTTCTTCCTAACAAAAAGCGATGCTGATACAAAGGGCGGTGTCGCTTTAAGTATTTCTGTAGAAACCAAAAAGCCAATTTACTTTTTAGGAACTGGTCAAAATTATGATGATATAGTACCTTTCAATAAAGAATGGCTGATAAAAACGCTGTTGGGAGAAAAATAGAAAGATGAATAAACGAAAAAAGTATGTGAGATTAGCTTACAATGAAATGGAGAGAGTTTTTTATAAAGCAACATTTCTGTTTTTTGAGTACCGTTCAGTTGATTTTCTGAGATACGGTGGCAGATATATTAAAAGTATTGCTCAAAAAACGAACTTGCCAGTCCGAGATGATTTAAAGCATTTCATTTGTAAAAGGTGCGGAGCCATACTTATACCTGGAGTAAACTCCTCTTACAGGATACATTCAAAAAGTGGAAATTCATACTTGAAAGTGAAATGCTTAAATTGTGGATATTCTAAAAAAATCATATTTAAACCTAGAGATGTGGTGAAAAGCAAAATGGTCAGAGCCGATATCAATATTGGAAAAAACGGCATTAATGAGAGAATTATAAAAGAAATAGACACAAGATTAAAGGTAAAAAAGGTTGTCAAAATAAGAATTAATAAAAACTTTATCGAATCAAGTGGCGAAGAAAGAGAGGAAATCGCAAAAAAAGTTTCTTCTCTTCTTAACGCAGAGTTGGTAGAAATTAGAGGAAACACATTCATTTTAAAAAGAAATTTATAGCGGTATACCTCCAACCTCAGGAGATTGCATATCCTCAGTAAATACTCCATATGGGAGCGCTTCTGTGTTAAAAATTCTGCCATAGTTGCCTCTTATATCGGCCATTATTATTCCAATTGTATTAGTGCTGTACATTCGATTGACATATTCGATTAAATCTTTTCCCACAAAAAGAACGTTTCCAGCTAAAGTTCCCCTTTCTACAATCCATCTAGTAGCACCTGTCAAAATTATAACTTCCCCTATTCCAGTGGCTGCAGCTGCAGCGAAGTGATTAGCATAATACCCTGCGCCGGGAATAGGCGTATCCCCAATTCTTCCTGGCATTTTTCCTCTTATTCCTCCGGTGCTTGCCCCCGCTGCAGTGTCGCAATCCGAACTAATAGCGATTGCTCCTACGGTATCATGGATCCAATTCGATCTTTTTTCAATGTTAATGCTAATGTCTTTTACATCTTTTTTAACATTGATTCTTTCATCTATTTTAAAACCTTTACTTAAAGCGAACTTCTGTGCCCCTTCTCCGACTAGAATTACATGTGGGGTTTCTCTCATAACCTTCATGGCGACAAGTATAGGATTTCTAATTCCTCTAATCGCAGCAACGGCACCTGCATCCATTTTTTTCCCATCCATTATTCCCGCATCCAATTCCATATAGCCTTCAGAGTTTGTTACAGAACCTAATCCGGCATTTAGGCTTCCTGAATCCTCTAAAATTCTTATAGCTTCAGCTACTGCTTCAACTGCACTTTTTTCGCGTTTTAGGATTTCCATACCAAAAGTTACGGCATCTTTTAAAGCCTGCTGTGCAGAAATTTTCGTTTCTTTAGGTATTTTACTCCAGCTTCCAGCGCCACCGTGAACCATAATAATTGGTTTACATACCATATTGAACACCTTTTAATTTTTTAATAATTTATAATATTTAATTTTTTATTAGTTACCAATCTAAGTTTAATATAAAGGCACATGAAATAAGCTTTTTATATATAGCTTGTGAATGTATATTCGGAACACGATTAATGTTTTCTAGAGAGTAGAGGGCTAGACGAAGAATCATTGAAATAAATGGAGGCGTCATCAATTATAAACAAACATGAAGAAAAAAAATTTGGAGGACCATTGTATATAATAGGCTTGGTTGAAAGCTCCTTAGAGCCATTACCAAAAGAGCTCGTTAATTCGAAAAAAGCTGTTATTCTATCTAGGAGATTTAATATAGAACCAAAATATCTTATATTAGATAAAAGCCTATTCTATGAAGAGATGAAAGTTTTAAAAGAAAAAGAAAAAAGGGGAAGACCCGATATAATCCATCAATTTCTTCTAGCAACGCAATATTCTTACTTAAACTTAAAGGGAAAATTGAAGGTGTTCATTCACACAATAAATAATGATATTATTGAAGTTAACCCAATAACAAGAATTCCTAAAAACTACTTTCAGTTCGTATCCCTCATCCAAAATCTGTACAAATACAAAAAAGTGCCGAGAAGTGGAGAGGCATTGCTTATTCTGAGAAAAAATGTTAAGCTTAGTGAATACTTAAAAGAAAAAAATATAGAAAAGCCAATCTTGTTGCATGAAAAAGCTGAAAAAGTGGAATATAATGAACTAGAAAAGTTTTACTTTCCTCCGTGTTCTTTTTTAATCGGAGGATTTCCCCACGGCGATTTCAGTAAAGATACAAAAATGGTAGCATGGAGGTCTATTTCATTAAAAAAAGACTTCATCATGGATGCATGGATGGTTGCAGATAGAATAATATGCCATCTAGAGAAATATATTTGATAATAATGAAAAATTTTTGCATTTTATATTAAAATAAAAATTTAATGCGTGATAAAGATGGAAGGCGAAGGTTATTCCTTTGAGGAGCATACTTCTGATGTGATTATTGTCGCGAGAGGGAAAACTCTTGAAAGAGCTTTTGAATATATTGCTAAAGGTTTGATGGAAATAATGACAAATCCGTCGCAAATAGATATAAAAGAAAAAAAAGAATTAAAAGTAAACGGTTTTGATTTAGAAAACTTACTTTACAGATGGGTCGAAGAATTTCTATATTTGTTTGATGCTGAAGGTTTTTTAGCAAGGGAAATAAAGGTTGAAAAAATTGAAAAACTTAATGAAGAATATTTAGTAAATGGAGTTGCATATGGAGAACGCTATAATGAAAGGAAACATGAATCAAGAACACATGTTAAAGCTCCAACTTATTCGCAAATAAACGTAACAAGAGAATCAGATCTTTGGAAGTTAAAAATAACTGTTGATATATAAATTATAATTGGCTGTCTAAAGCAATGATGAGAAGAGGGTCTCTCGACAATTATATGAAGAGAGCCGGAAATGCTGAGCTTTATGGCATTTTAAATTCGCATTTTTTCAATTTTCATGATCAATGAATAACAGTTCACTCTTCTTTTTCTGGTTAATTGCCTTTCTTTTTGGTTTCGCAAATGGTCTGAAAGAGATAAACTTTTTATTCACGCCGTACTTGACAAGATCTTTGTTTGTAAGATTTAAAAAGGGGATCAAAGAAAAAAAGAAAAGTAGAGCGGCGGTCGTCTAGCCTGGACTAGGACGTCGGCCTCCCAAGCCGGTGATCCCGGGTTCAAATCCCGGCCGCCGCATTAACAATGAAACCAATGTAGTTGTAAAAAGGTGAACTGTTTGCTGTTTTTACAACCTCTTATATTTCTCGTGTTTTTAGCTTTTATATTAGCTATAATATTTCAGCCTTCAGGGCAAAAATACGAGAAAATTTTTCTTACAATAATAACATTATTAGGAATCCTCTTCATTCTTCTCAATTATATTTTTATTTTCTCATTTCCTGAAAATATTAAGATTTATCCTTTATTCATCATTGAAACTCACGGAGGATATTCTGTCATTTCTCTCGACTTCGGTCAAATAGTAGCCGTAGTTGTGATAATTTATTTGCTACTCTATTTTTTAATAAAAAAGAAAAATCGTGTGAAAATATAGGACAAAAAATTATCATAAAATGAAAGCTCTCTAAAATTAACTTTTATAAATTGGCACTAGCGAAAGAAATTTTAAGTTTAAAAAAGATGTTAGAGTTATAAACCCTCAATTAAAAAAATTTAGAGTGAGCCGCGGTAGTATAGCCCGGTCAAGTATGCGGGCCTTTCGAGCCCGTGACCCGGGTTCAAATCCCGGCCGCGGCACCTAATAAAAAATCTGTAAATAGGAAAAACGCGCGGGATCTCTGGTTATAGTTTTGTTTTTACTCTATTAGTTTGGTGTAAAAAGATGAAAAGCGAAAGCAAAGAGGAAAGCAAAATTAAGGAAATGCTGTCAATGTGGCGAAAAATACTGAAACTGTCTAGAAGACCCGATAAAGAAGAATTTAATTTGCTGTTAAAGTTAAATATAATAGGGTTTACTCTAGTTGGAACCATCGCATACATAATTCACATTATGGTAACTGTTGTTCTTCCAGCGATAAGGTGAAAAAAATGGAAAATAACGAAAAAATAAATAATGGTGAGAAGCCAGCCGAGAAGAAAAGTTCATTTTATTTAATCAGAACAGTTTCTAGACAGGAGCTAAATGTAGCATTGCTTCTTGAGAGGAAAATTGCTCTTTCGCATTCTCCCATTTATTCAATAATTTTGCCTCCAAAGTTAAAGGGGTATTTGGTATTAGAAAGCCAAAAATCGAGTGCGGTTGAAGCTGTAATTAAGGATATGCAACATTTAAGAAAGAGAGTTTATGGAACACTTACAGTTGAAGATGTAGAAAGAATGACCAAGCCAAAAGCGACAATCGAAACTTTAAATCCCGGAGATACCGTAGAAGTTATAGCAGGTCCATTCCAGGGCATAAAAGCGCAGGTAATTGAAATAGATAAAGTCAAGCAAGAAGTGGTTCTAAATATTTTAGAATCCGCATATCCGCTCAAAGTAACTATTCCGGGTGAGTTTGTAAAACCGGTAAAGAAGGTGGAATAAAATGAGTGAAGTTAAAATTATAAATTTAAGCGTAAAAACAGGAAACGTTTCTCAGAAAGATTTAGAAGAAGCTAAAAAATATGGTTTTAATGTAGATGAAATAGCTGAAAAAATAAATAAGAGGATAGGTGCTTTAAAAGAGAAGGAAGTAAAGATAACGATATATTTGTATCCTTCTGTTAAAGATTATATTATAGAAGTGAAGCCGCCTACAGTAACCGAACTACTTCTGTGGAAAGCTAAAGCAAAAGAGCCCAGCGGCGATCCTGCTCATAAAAAAGTTGGCGATATCAAGGTAGCAGATTTAGCTGAGGTAGCAATAATAATGAAAAACGAGTTACTTACAAGAGATCTAAAGAAAGCTGTGAAGATGCTTTTAGGGAGTGCAAGAAGCATAGGTCTCACAGTCGAGGGTAAAGACCCTAAAGATGTTCAGAAAGAGCTTGAAAGCGGCACATATGATAAAATAATAGAAGATTATATAAAGGATTGGGAAGAACATTAAAAGGAGACATCGTTTTTAACTTAAAAATGAAAAATAAAAAATAGTTTATGAAAAATAAGGGTGTCACGTTACTATGGCTCAAGCGACAACATTAACGGAGAAGATAGAAAATGCTTTAAGAGAGGTATTGGAAAAAAGTCCAAAGAGAAACTTTAAGCAAAGCATTGAAATGATAATAACATTTAAAGAAATAGATCCAAAAAAGCCGGAATTTAAGATTAGAGAGAACGTATTTCTGCCTAATGCACCGAAAAAAGAACCAGAGATTTGTATAGTAGCTGACGGAGATTTGGCACTTCAGGCAAAGAATCTAAATGTCAAACAGGTTATAGATAAAGCAATTTTGGATGAAATAAGTAAGGATAAGAAAAAAGCTAAAAAGATTGCAAAAAACTGCGATGTAATTCTTGTACAAACGGATTTGATGTCTCAAGTCGGTCGAACTTTGGGTCCAGCACTAGGACCTAGAGGAAAAGCTCCGATACCTTTGCCTCCAAGAAGCGATCTTCAATCAATATTGGAAAGATATAAAAAGATAGCAATTGTAAGAATAAAAGATCAGCCACAAATTCAAGTAAAAATAGGTACTGAAGATAATACGTTAAAAGAACTGACTGAAAACGCAATTGCAATACTGAATGTAATAGAAAATAAGCTTAAGACTCTTTCAAATGTCGATGCTATATATTTCAAAAAAGCTATGGGACCTCCAGTAAAAATTAGAATGAGGTGAGCATAATGAGGCTTATAGTAAAACAGAAAGTTGTCCCTAGTTGGAAGGAAGAGGAAGTAAACGAATTAGTTAAATTAATGAAAGAATACCCTGTACTAGGAATAATTGATGCTAAAGATGTACCTGCAAGTTTGATCCAAAAAATCAAGGTGATGCTCCGAGATAAAGTCGATGACGCTATTGTCATTAAAAGCGTAAAAAACAACTTATTTCTCATAGCTTTG harbors:
- the rpl18a gene encoding 50S ribosomal protein L18Ae produces the protein MTQVKVYRISGEMLISHDHFPKWQKFNLELTGTSEKDAINKTYSLLGSKHKLRRFHIKINKVEEVANKEAVSKNIQDLLAIDRWNI
- the rpl11p gene encoding 50S ribosomal protein L11 (binds directly to 23S ribosomal RNA); amino-acid sequence: MSEVKIINLSVKTGNVSQKDLEEAKKYGFNVDEIAEKINKRIGALKEKEVKITIYLYPSVKDYIIEVKPPTVTELLLWKAKAKEPSGDPAHKKVGDIKVADLAEVAIIMKNELLTRDLKKAVKMLLGSARSIGLTVEGKDPKDVQKELESGTYDKIIEDYIKDWEEH
- a CDS encoding 50S ribosomal protein L1 → MAQATTLTEKIENALREVLEKSPKRNFKQSIEMIITFKEIDPKKPEFKIRENVFLPNAPKKEPEICIVADGDLALQAKNLNVKQVIDKAILDEISKDKKKAKKIAKNCDVILVQTDLMSQVGRTLGPALGPRGKAPIPLPPRSDLQSILERYKKIAIVRIKDQPQIQVKIGTEDNTLKELTENAIAILNVIENKLKTLSNVDAIYFKKAMGPPVKIRMR
- a CDS encoding archease — translated: MEGEGYSFEEHTSDVIIVARGKTLERAFEYIAKGLMEIMTNPSQIDIKEKKELKVNGFDLENLLYRWVEEFLYLFDAEGFLAREIKVEKIEKLNEEYLVNGVAYGERYNERKHESRTHVKAPTYSQINVTRESDLWKLKITVDI
- a CDS encoding translation initiation factor IF-6, with protein sequence MNFSKLSVFRNHNIGVYIFSNNKFALVPNGISHGSKKVVEETLGVDAIETTIMDTRIIGVLVSGNDRAILLPYAVKSEEIDRLKESIGGSVKIGIIDSKFTALGNYITANNKFAYISPLLEDEIARKISDLLDVKVSKKSYLGISIIGSIIVSNDYVAFVHPMLSDSDASEIKNDMKVEVVQTTVNEGVPFVKSGIVANNNGVLVGSATTGTEILNITSLLNQEI
- a CDS encoding transcription elongation factor Spt5 yields the protein MENNEKINNGEKPAEKKSSFYLIRTVSRQELNVALLLERKIALSHSPIYSIILPPKLKGYLVLESQKSSAVEAVIKDMQHLRKRVYGTLTVEDVERMTKPKATIETLNPGDTVEVIAGPFQGIKAQVIEIDKVKQEVVLNILESAYPLKVTIPGEFVKPVKKVE
- the pfdA gene encoding prefoldin subunit alpha; translation: MSRTVQIDAEALLQTVANLEKYLESLRNAIGLLNERLLEVKIAREALKRINSENTSDIIVSMDKDSNLMVKLKANIDGNPLVHLGLDIYAELPYDRAESVLAERENSITEELKRMSKEYDEKNKEYQKLQSLIYALSQQR
- a CDS encoding YhbY family RNA-binding protein, whose translation is MNKRKKYVRLAYNEMERVFYKATFLFFEYRSVDFLRYGGRYIKSIAQKTNLPVRDDLKHFICKRCGAILIPGVNSSYRIHSKSGNSYLKVKCLNCGYSKKIIFKPRDVVKSKMVRADINIGKNGINERIIKEIDTRLKVKKVVKIRINKNFIESSGEEREEIAKKVSSLLNAELVEIRGNTFILKRNL
- a CDS encoding ribosome biogenesis protein; translation: MEASSIINKHEEKKFGGPLYIIGLVESSLEPLPKELVNSKKAVILSRRFNIEPKYLILDKSLFYEEMKVLKEKEKRGRPDIIHQFLLATQYSYLNLKGKLKVFIHTINNDIIEVNPITRIPKNYFQFVSLIQNLYKYKKVPRSGEALLILRKNVKLSEYLKEKNIEKPILLHEKAEKVEYNELEKFYFPPCSFLIGGFPHGDFSKDTKMVAWRSISLKKDFIMDAWMVADRIICHLEKYI
- a CDS encoding isoaspartyl peptidase/L-asparaginase, with translation MVCKPIIMVHGGAGSWSKIPKETKISAQQALKDAVTFGMEILKREKSAVEAVAEAIRILEDSGSLNAGLGSVTNSEGYMELDAGIMDGKKMDAGAVAAIRGIRNPILVAMKVMRETPHVILVGEGAQKFALSKGFKIDERINVKKDVKDISINIEKRSNWIHDTVGAIAISSDCDTAAGASTGGIRGKMPGRIGDTPIPGAGYYANHFAAAAATGIGEVIILTGATRWIVERGTLAGNVLFVGKDLIEYVNRMYSTNTIGIIMADIRGNYGRIFNTEALPYGVFTEDMQSPEVGGIPL
- the ftsY gene encoding signal recognition particle-docking protein FtsY, which translates into the protein MFSRLKKSIESFSNSLAEKFKTKEIKPEDFDEIGNDFLLELVENDVAYSVAEEIINTLKNTIIGKRVPKNSDIKESIKEALVDFIKKNIPEPDLDIIEAIKNKQAKEKKPFIIIFMGINGVGKTTSIAKLANYIKKNGMTPLIVAADTFRAGSQEQLQVHADRLGVPIIRAKYNSDPASIAFDGIAYAEKKNIPVVLIDTAGRMHVDRDLINELKKIIDVVGYDLRLLVIDALSGNDSVEQAIAYEKNVGYEGFFLTKSDADTKGGVALSISVETKKPIYFLGTGQNYDDIVPFNKEWLIKTLLGEK
- a CDS encoding protein translocase SEC61 complex subunit gamma codes for the protein MKSESKEESKIKEMLSMWRKILKLSRRPDKEEFNLLLKLNIIGFTLVGTIAYIIHIMVTVVLPAIR